A window of the Emys orbicularis isolate rEmyOrb1 chromosome 1, rEmyOrb1.hap1, whole genome shotgun sequence genome harbors these coding sequences:
- the NHS gene encoding actin remodeling regulator NHS, producing MPFAKRIVEPQWLCRQQPAASLLEESLGCPEPRDQPHPQPEPEEAAAVVPAEGKEAAAVLTMLDLCSISNGALARILRQLSDVARHACTLFQEIETELQLAQRRVRALHGKISGVQGVLRSLDPKQEAVPVSNLDAESKLSVYYRAPWHQQRNIFHPSTRPPCVEELHRHAKQNLRALRREQRNRGDNREQKVPGPISVVVPPFPSFPAIYSQKRKEIKDRHLLTFNSTRSPSPTECCHMTPWSRKSHPPEEEDTDVMLGQRPKNPIHNIPSTLDKQTNWSKALPLPTPEEKMKQDAQVISSCIIPINVTGVGFDREASIRCSLVHSQSVLQRRRKLRRRKTISGIPRRVQQEIDSDESPVARERNVIVHANPDFSSTINRRSGTRDSECQTEEILIAAPSRRRIRAQRGQSVVASLSHSAGNILVLTDNGDAMFTTAVSNRIRSRSLPREGARASEADQDADAKTSAYEAEDFLASQERIPKKGNNNQGSQEHQPIGLTCSQNLHSPEHNVNERGRSRLSRMADSGSCEISSNSDTFGSPIHSISTAGVLLSSHMDQKDDHQSSSGNWSGSSSTCPSQTSETIPPAASPPLTGSSHCDSELSLNTAPNANEDSSVFITEQYSDHIDKVRGHRASSFTSTVADLLDDPNNSNTSDSEWNYLHHHHDASCRQDFSPERPKDDSLECPSFTSMATYDSFLEKTPSDKADTSSHFSVDTEGYYTSMHFDCGLKGNKSYICNYAAAGSESGQNADVASSLTDCAWQDYVNHRRQGRQSISLKKPKAKPAPPKRSSSLRKSDGSTDLPEKKEPKINSGQHVPHTSREMKLPLEFSNTPSRVENSNLPSKQELSWINQNDSELKNIQFDTTDIPSFKDEGAEQSHYADLWLLNDLKSNDPYRSLSNSSTATGTTVIECIKSPESSESQTSQSGSRATTPSLPSVDNEFKLASPEKLAGLASPSSGYSSQSETPTSSFPTAFFSGPLSPGGSKRKPKVPERKSSLQQPSSKDGTVSLNKDLELPIIPPTHLDLSALHNVLNKPFAHRNQLHAFNHNKQNMVGEALNPNPPPALAITPSVLKSVHLKSINKPEEVKQKDDNTDLLCIQETTLMVTAISPGKMRPLVAKKSVSRQYSTEDAIMSYIDSSPVETGPDKLHSEKDSSISVQNNCDQETVTSANVGILEASTMKDQMHPVGEPLPENTQIRNTATEGFQKGLAVLTSDYEVKITYHETEQEGSLDPVQIKQELPAVCEQKLASKPVDETTFQSDLPAGGADISNQPKHQFDISHRDDKVPGNISYESEISTVNSLNEKSSEQENDVASGIPTKSASDDSRTEETQGSADDASLKESSPSDDSIISPLSEDSQTEAEDVFVSPNKPRTTEDLFAVIHRSKRKVLGRKDSGDVSVRNRLRASSGASSTSPASSTSPASSVPPASNVGAPTSSQRSPGLIYRNAKKSNTSNEEFKLLLLKKGSRSDSSYRMSATEILKSPILPKSPSELIVDSPQNTDETPQASTPEALSPLSPCSPRVNAEGFSSKSFSMSASSRVGRSRAPPAASSSRYSVRCRLYNTPMQAISEGETENSDGSPHDDRSSQSST from the exons CTGTCTCTAACCTGGATGCAGAGAGTAAACTGAGTGTGTACTACCGAGCACCTTGGCATCAGCAAAGAAATATTTTCCACCCCTCTACCAGACCGCCCTGTGTGGAGGAGCTGCACCGCCACGCCAAACAGAACCTGCGAGCCTTGCGTAGAG AACAACGAAACCGGGGTGATAACAGAGAGCAGAAAGTCCCAGGGCCCATCTCTGTGGTGGTTCCCccatttccctccttccctgcaaTCTACAGTCAGAAGAGGAAAGAGATAAAGGACCGGCACTTGCTAACA TTTAACAGCACCCGCTCGCCTTCCCCCACTGAGTGTTGCCACATGACCCCGTGGAGTAGAAAG TCCCATCCACCAGAGGAGGAAGACACAGATGTCATGCTAGGGCAGAGGCCGAAAAATCCAATACATAATATCCCTTCTACACTGGATAAGCAAACTAATTGGAGCAAAGCACTACCTCTCCCAACTCCAGAGGAGAAAATGAAACAAGATGCCCAAGTGATTTCCTCTTGCATTATCCCCATCAATGTCACTG GAGTTGGTTTTGACAGAGAGGCTAGTATACGCTGCTCTCTTGTTCATTCACAATCTGTACTACAGCGAAGACGAAAGTTGAGAAGGAGGAAAACCATCTCTGGCATCCCCAGAAGAGTGCAACAAGAAATAG ATTCTGATGAATCACCAGTAGCGAGAGAACGGAATGTGATTGTGCATGCAAATCCAGACTTCTCCAGTACAATCAACAGGAGATCAGGTACCAGAGACTCTGAGTGCCAGACTGAAGAAATTCTCATTGCTGCTCCATCCAGAAGAAGAATCCGAGCTCAGAGAGGTCAAAGTGTTGTAGCCTCCTTGTCACATTCAGCCGGCAACATTTTGGTGTTGACAGACAACGGTGACGCAATGTTCACTACAGCAGTGAGCAACCGTATCCGATCACGGAGTCTTCCTCGTGAAGGTGCTAGAGCCAGTGAAGCTGATCAAGATGCTGATGCCAAAACTTCAGCGTATGAAGCAGAAGACTTTTTGGCAAGCCAAGAAAGAATCCCGAAAAAGGGTAACAATAACCAGGGTTCACAAGAACACCAGCCCATAGGTTTAACTTGTTCTCAGAACCTTCACAGCCCAGAACATAATGTAAACGAGAGAGGGAGGTCAAGGTTGTCAAGGATGGCAGATTCTGGAAGCTGTGAGATTTCATCAAACTCTGACACCTTTGGGAGCCCCATTCACTCTATCTCCACAGCAGGAGTCCTTCTCAGCAGTCACATGGACCAGAAAGATGACCATCAATCCTCCAGTGGGAACTGGAGTGGAAGTAGCTCAACATGTCCCTCACAGACATCGGAAACCATTcctcctgctgcttctcctccgTTGACTGGCTCCTCACATTGTGACTCAGAATTGTCACTGAACACTGCTCCTAATGCCAATGAAGATTCTAGCGTCTTTATAACAGAGCAGTACAGTGATCACATAGATAAGGTTCGAGGTCACAGGGCAAGCTCCTTCACCTCCACTGTAGCGGATTTACTTGATGACCCCAATAACAGCAACACAAGCGATAGTGAATGGAATTACTTGCATCATCATCACGATGCATCCTGTCGTCAAGATTTCAGCCCTGAACGCCCAAAGGATGACAGCCTAGAATGCCCAAGTTTTACGAGTATGGCCACTTACGATAGCTTTCTAGAAAAGACCCCATCTGACAAAGCAGACACTAGCTCACACTTTTCTGTGGACACTGAAGGATATTATACCTCCATGCACTTTGACTGTGGTCTCAAAGGTAATAAAAGTTATATTTGTAACTATGCAGCCGCAGGCTCTGAGAGTGGCCAGAATGCAGATGTTGCTTCCAGTCTCACGGATTGTGCCTGGCAGGATTATGTAAAccacaggaggcagggaagaCAGAGCATCTCTCTTAAGAAACCAAAGGCAAAGCCAGCCCCACCAAAACGCAGTTCATCTTTGAGGAAATCTGATGGCAGCACAGATCTTCCTGAGAAGAAAGAACCAAAGATAAACAGTGGGCAGCACGTGCCTCACACTTCCAGGGAAATGAAGCTGCCACTTGAGTTTTCAAATACACCTTCTAGAGTGGAAAACTCTAATCTGCCAAGCAAACAGGAACTCTCCTGGATTAATCAGAATGACAGTGAATTAAAGAACATTCAGTTTGACACCACGGATATTCCATCATTTAAAGATGAAGGTGCTGAACAATCTCACTATGCAGATCTCTGGCTTCTAAATGACTTGAAATCTAATGATCCTTATAGGTCTTTATCCAATTCAAGCACAGCTACGGGTACTACAGTCATAGAATGCATAAAGTCGCCAGAAAGTTCTGAATCACAAACATCCCAATCTGGATCGAGAGCCACCACCCCATCCCTACCTTCTGTTGATAATGAGTTTAAGCTGGCTTCCCCGGAAAAGTTGGCGGGTTTAGCATCACCCTCTAGTGGTTACTCCAGTCAGTCTGAAACACCAACATCCTCTTTCCCGACAGCTTTCTTCTCTGGGCCCTTATCTCCAGGGGGTAGTAAAAGAAAGCCAAAAGTACCAGAAAGGAAGTCCTCATTGCAACAACCTTCTTCTAAAGATGGCACTGTATCTCTAAACAAAGATCTAGAACTTCCAATTATACCTCCTACTCATCTTGACCTAAGTGCTCTTCATAATGTCTTGAATAAACCATTTGCTCACAGAAACCAGTTGCATGCTTTTAATCACAATAAACAGAACATGGTAGGAGAAGCACTAAACCCTAATCCTCCACCAGCCCTTGCTATTACACCTTCAGTTCTAAAATCTGTTCACCTTAAATCGATTAATAAGCCTGAAGAAGTGAAACAAAAAGACGATAATACAGACCTTCTCTGCATACAAGAAACCACATTAATGGTGACTGCCATTTCTCCAGGCAAAATGAGGCCACTTGTAGCTAAGAAATCAGTATCACGTCAGTACTCTACTGAAGATGCCATAATGTCCTATATTGACTCTTCTCCAGTGGAGACAGGCCCTGATAAACTGCATTCAGAAAAAGATTCATCTATCAGTGTACAGAATAACTGTGATCAAGAAACTGTAACCTCAGCAAATGTGGGTATTTTAGAAGCAAGCACCATGAAAGACCAAATGCATCCAGTTGGTGAGCCTTTACCAGAGAACACACAAATCCGTAACACTGCTACAGAAGGGTTTCAAAAAGGTTTAGCTGTCCTCACAAGTGATTATGAAGTTAAGATAACTTATCATGAAACAGAACAGGAAGGGAGCCTTGATCCTGTGCAGATTAAGCAAGAATTACCTGCAGTCTGTGAACAAAAGTTGGCATCTAAACCTGTGGATGAAACCACATTCCAGTCTGATCTACCAGCTGGGGGAGCAGACATTAGTAATCAGCCTAAGCATCAGTTTGATATAAGCCACCGTGATGACAAAGTGCCTGGGAATATCAGCTATGAATCAGAGATATCAACTGTAAATTCACTTAATGAAAAAAGTTCTGAGCAGGAAAATGATGTTGCATCAGGTATTCCAACCAAAAGTGCCTCTGATGACAGCAGGACAGAGGAGACACAAGGGAGTGCAGATGATGCTTCACTGAAAG AATCTTCTCCAAGTGATGATTCCATAATTTCACCATTGAGTGAAGATTCTCAGACTGAAGCAGAAGATGTTTTTGTGTCTCCAAACAAACCTCGCACTACAGAGGATCTATTTGCAGTCATTCACAG ATCAAAAAGAAAAGTACTTGGGAGAAAAGATTCTGGAGATGTTTCTGTAAGAAACAGATTGAGAGCTTCATCTGGGGCCAGCAGCACGTCACCTGCTAGCAGCACGTCACCTGCCAGCAGTGTGCCACCTGCCAGCAATGTGGGAGCCCCAACAAGCAGTCAGAGGTCTCCAGGTCTTATTTACAGGAATGCCAAAAAGTCCAACACATCTAACGAGGAATTTAAGCTACTGCTCCTTAAAAAGGGCAGTCGATCCGATTCTAGCTATAGGATGTCAGCGACCGAGATACTAAAGAGCCCTATTTTGCCCAAATCTCCCAGTGAGCTAATTGTGGATTCCCCTCAAAACACTGATGAGACTCCCCAGGCATCAACTCCTGAAGCATTATCCCCCCTGTCTCCTTGCTCCCCTAGAGTTAATGCAGAAGGCTTCTCCTCCAAGAGCTTTTCTATGTCTGCATCTTCAAGAGTAGGGCGCTCGCGGGCACCtcctgcagccagcagcagccgttACAGCGTACGCTGTAGGCTGTACAATACGCCGATGCAAGCTATCTcagaaggagaaactgagaaTTCAGATGGCAGCCCTCATGACGACCGATCTTCTCAGAGTTCAACATAG